Within Cyanobacteria bacterium GSL.Bin1, the genomic segment AATTTTGATCGGCTGCGATCGCGCGCTGATTAGCTAAGGTTGCTTCATGGTAAAGACCCAACCGAATATAAATATGGGAGGGCATATGAACTAGATGACCTGCTCCTGGCACCAAATTTTCGAGGCGCTTGGCTTCTTCTAGCCCCTGTAAGGGATGGGCAGCTTCTACGGCATGAATCAGCAGATGATTGGCCATGGGATGGTTGGGGGCGCGTTGCAAGATCCCCTGCAGTAAATTGAGGATAGTTTGGGTTACTGCTTTCGGTTTGCCTCCGGCGAGCCAGTAATCCCACGGGGTTGTATCCATTAAAGCTTCCGCATACAGGACTTGTGCATCGAGGTCATTGGGATAGCGGGTAGCAACGTCTTTCATTGCCTCAGCAAAAGCGCGATCCAGTGATGAACGATCCACCACTGCTTCTGGACGATAACGGGCAGCTAGCGCATTAATATAAGCTTTTTCTCGGTCGCTTACTCCCTCTACTTTTGCCTTTGCCTTTTGCAGTAATTCCCAAGCCTCAGGAATATTTTCCGGATCCATCGCTCCATTAATGTTAGGACCGAGTACCCAAGCAGCTCCCCACCAAGCCATTGCGCAGTTGGGATCAAGCTGGGCAGCTTGTAAAAACGAGCGGTGCGCTTCGGCATGATTAAATGCAAACGCCCAGATCAACCCCTGATCAAAATAGCGTTGCGCCAACTCCGAATTCGTCGTAACACCATGGTGATGATTGCCTAAGCCTTTAAATAGAGGGGCTTGTTTCGTGTTTTTTTGAGCACGAGCGCTAAGAGTCGATACTTGTGTCAGCATTAATGTCGCGAATAAGGTTTTGATTGCGGTTCGCCGTTTCATGGGAATTTGCTTCCTGTGGTTGAAACAGTTTACACTTCTTGCTGAGGAAAACAATGGCTCCATTTTAAGCAGTATTTGCAATCGCTAAAACCTTTATTTAGATTTTCTAAGCACTAAAACCCCCATAAGTTCCAGCGCGATCGCGTAATGTTTAACTTTTGTAAAGCCGATCGCTCGTGCTAGACTTTCTTGTTCTTTCCCTTGTGGAAACCGATCTAAACTGGGACTAATATAAGCATAATCGTCTTTCAGTCCTAATCGTTCTGCTGTCGGAACCACCCACGTTTGCAAATACCACTCCTGAAACTGCCATAGGAGGGCATTATAGGGACGATGAAAGTCTAAAATAGCAGCAGTGGCACCCGGTTTTAAGACGCGATATAACTCTTCTAGACAACGGGAAATATTCGTTACATTTCGTAAGCCGTAACCGATGGTGGCACAATCAAAGTAATGATCGGAGAAGGGAAGATTCAGTGCATCTGCTTCCATCCACTGCATGGGAACGGATATGCCTTGTTGAC encodes:
- the ubiE gene encoding bifunctional demethylmenaquinone methyltransferase/2-methoxy-6-polyprenyl-1,4-benzoquinol methylase UbiE, which gives rise to MTNSPTSADIQGIFDRIAPVYDQLNDNLSFGQHRIWKRMAVKWANPQAGDTALDLCCGSGDLAFLLAKYVGKTGTVIGADFSSEQLGIARQRQQGISVPMQWMEADALNLPFSDHYFDCATIGYGLRNVTNISRCLEELYRVLKPGATAAILDFHRPYNALLWQFQEWYLQTWVVPTAERLGLKDDYAYISPSLDRFPQGKEQESLARAIGFTKVKHYAIALELMGVLVLRKSK